The following are from one region of the Ischnura elegans chromosome 12, ioIscEleg1.1, whole genome shotgun sequence genome:
- the LOC124169352 gene encoding neuralized-like protein 4 — MATGERSKILRLLIVIAFAAWTLTGSSEAADVGECEPKTNASRRWSISLTRFRNESGHWVEFTSTKEIGDESGVHLMEELFECGGRKMIRLQGVLKDPYHGEIFADRLKFHHKTGPNTALINKGYTVVKLKLDGNGPVLTNRPLKPGELFEVRMDKRGTTKGYANGIGVTTHSPGDPIIPEHMNSLKSGTWSLYGPDVWSNNVAILPKYTAANMYAFQPGDRMGVMISETGALHFFINGVDQGPAASNIPEEVYGFYELHGDATQATILHP, encoded by the exons ATGGCGACAGGGGAACGGTCTAAGATACTCCGCCTACTAATAGTCATAGCGTTCGCAGCCTGGACGCTAACGGGAAGCTCAGAAGCAGCAGATGTTGGAGAATGCGAACCCAAGACCAACGCCTCTCGGCGATGGAGTATTTCTCTCACCAGATTCCGTAACGAAAGCGGCCATTGGGTGGAATTTACTTCCACCAAAGAAATCGGCGACGAATCAGGTGTTCATCTGATGGAGGAATTGTTCGAATGTGGTGGAAGGAAGATGATCAGACTGCAAGGAGTTCTAAAAG ATCCATACCACGGTGAAATATTCGCCGATCGGCTCAAGTTTCATCACAAGACAGGACCGAATACGGCGCTCATCAACAAAGGCTACACAGTGGTCAAACTGAA GTTGGATGGCAATGGACCCGTATTGACGAACAGGCCGTTGAAGCCAGGTGAGCTGTTCGAGGTCAGGATGGACAAGAGAGGAACTACAAAAGGATACGCCAACGGCATCGGGGTCACCACACACAGCCCTGGAGACCCCATCATCCCCGAACACATGAACAGCTTGAA GTCTGGTACCTGGTCACTTTACGGACCCGATGTATGGAGTAACAATGTGGCGATATTACCCAAATACACAGCTGCTAACATGTACGCATTTCAG CCTGGAGATCGCATGGGAGTGATGATATCCGAGACTGGCGCCTTGCACTTTTTCATCAATGGCGTCGACCAGGGTCCTGCTGCTTCCAACATCCCAGAGGAAGTCTACGGATTCTACGAACTGCACGGAGACGCCACACAAGCCACCATTTTGCACCCATGA